The Musa acuminata AAA Group cultivar baxijiao chromosome BXJ3-6, Cavendish_Baxijiao_AAA, whole genome shotgun sequence region TGGAGATATGGACACAAAATAGTGGACAGAAATGAAATAAAAGATTGAAACTTTTTTATacataaactataaaattaagatacAGAAGAgctaaaataaattaaagatgtgatttttttttttttacttcactTTGTTTTCAGAAATACGTCGAAAGAGTAGCAAAAACATGAGCAGTAGAAAAGGAGAGGGGGAAGGGAAGACTAAGATCGAAGAATATGATAAGAAACCACATGCCTGGTGATCAGAGGACGGTAGTTGGCGCCCCTCGAAAACGAGCCACAGGACGGAGGGGGCATTACCGTGGCCGCCGATCTCAGCTGTATTTTATGCCTCGAGTGGGCGGCGGGGGACGCCTCCGCCCTCGAGCCGCGGGACCTCTTGTTGTGCCCCCACTGGAGCAGGACGTCGCCGCCTCCGTCAGGGCTCAGCCCGTTTACCTCACGATGGTAGTGGTGGTTCTGAGCCTTCGCCGCCGTAGCAGTGGAGGAGGAGGGCGGCCGGTCGCTGGACCGCGCCGGTGACGAATCCGAGGGGAAGGAGCAGGGTTGGTCTCGTGGTGGGGAGGGATTGGCCGATCCTGACGCGGATCGCGCCAGTAGAGATGGCTTTGCTTCGGAAGTGTAGTCGAGAACCGCATCGTGTTCCTTGCAGGGTCTCAGGCAGGGTTTCCTTCCATTACCGAGGGGAAGCACATCCGGAATCACTCTCTGGTATCTGCGCCACAAACATTTGCATGCAAGAGGTCGCTGTAATGGCATCAAATCTGCATCATGTCTCGATAGATCCAACCAAATATCCTACATAAAGAGGCCTAAAAACAAAAAATGGAGATCAAAATGCCCTTGAAATCTATGGAAACGCCGAAAAAGAGGAGAGCTCTTTGGCTCAAATTGAATAAGAACAAAGGATGTTGTTGAGACGAGCACTCGACATTGACGAATCGCTGTTCCAACGGCAAACTTTTACCAGCCGCCAAAGAAGTataaatttggagaagaagaatgccTCGACCAAGAAGCCAAACAGAAAGGAAATACATCACCAGCAAGCCAGAGTAGTCTTATGCCTCGGTATCAATCCAACAATAGAAGGGAGAACGAAGGCAACGACCGCAGTGTCCCAAACTGTGTCCGGAGGAAGAAATCATCCCAAAAATGCGTGAAAAATAGATCGATATAGATCATGAGGGAAAGTTCAAATCTTAGAAGACGACGCGATCCTTCCAGAGCTGAAATTGGGTCATAGGTGGTCTCCTCTGGACAATACCGTGCCAAAGACTACAAACTAAAGACACACCGGAAGAAAGAAAACAATCATAAATCCTAGAAAACGATGGATCGCAACCATCAGTAATCTACCGGCTCCTCGGAGAGACATTCGGCGACAAGTACCCAGAACGACGATTAGATTTGGAACCGTTTTGAGCCAAACTAGAAGCCCCAACAAAGTTTTGCTGCAGCCGATAAAGGAGATCGGCGGCCAGAAACCTGCTGGAGCTGGCGGTCCAATCACCAGGAGGAAGGGAGCACATTCCACCTCCTCCACCTTCCCTCCTTGCACCGATTGCAGGCCTCACAAAACCGAATCGGGAAAAAGAACTCCAAAATTAGACCCTTATCAAAGAGGAAGAAAAACACGGGAGATCTGTGCGAACCTCATCATGCCCCAAAGCGGGATCGATTCAAGGACCGGTCTCACCGCAATCCATTTCACAGGAACTCGCACATTGATGGCGTCCTTCGAGATACGGCAGCTGCCTGCTCCCGAATCTAGTTTTGTTGCCACCACTGCCGGCGCTATCTGCCTGAAGCAGAAGAAACCAATTTgggaggaaaaagggaagaaTGGCAggcagggagagagagagagagagagagagagagagagctcagcAAGGGAGGAGTAGAAATGGGGATAAAAATAGCGGCTTTGGAGCCAACATTTTTAGAGGATGCCTCCTCTACTCTTTGTTCTTTTCAGATCGATCCCTGCGGGTCTAAACTGCAAAACCAAAGCGATGCGGGTCTCGATCGATTAGATATCAAACCCGGTCGGATCGGGTCAAATTCGAATACACGGTTCGATTCGATCGAATCATGAGTTGGATCGATCCAAAACCATACGATCCCACagcttttatatttatttattttctttctatATTTTTCACTAAATTACTGATACAATTAATTATATGTACCATTATATAAACAATTATGATACTAATAAAATATTGAAAATCATTAAATCGccattaaaatgaaaa contains the following coding sequences:
- the LOC135585008 gene encoding uncharacterized protein LOC135585008 isoform X4, whose protein sequence is MMRYQRVIPDVLPLGNGRKPCLRPCKEHDAVLDYTSEAKPSLLARSASGSANPSPPRDQPCSFPSDSSPARSSDRPPSSSTATAAKAQNHHYHREVNGLSPDGGGDVLLQWGHNKRSRGSRAEASPAAHSRHKIQLRSAATVMPPPSCGSFSRGANYRPLITRGTEDSSSGLTRTERRCPASPPEKSRKASAKATLNGCTAADVSANPEQSKRAPDRETGGGGGTMTAGEKLNLDKFEWPRIYVSLSRKEKEDDFLAMKGTKLPHRPKKRAKNIEKALQYCFPGMWLSDLTRGRYEVREKKSVKKKRAGLKAMESLDSDSE
- the LOC135585008 gene encoding uncharacterized protein LOC135585008 isoform X2, translated to MMRPAIGARREGGGGGMCSLPPGDWTASSSRFLAADLLYRLQQNFVGASSLAQNGSKSNRRSGYLSPNVSPRSRYQRVIPDVLPLGNGRKPCLRPCKEHDAVLDYTSEAKPSLLARSASGSANPSPPRDQPCSFPSDSSPARSSDRPPSSSTATAAKAQNHHYHREVNGLSPDGGGDVLLQWGHNKRSRGSRAEASPAAHSRHKIQLRSAATVMPPPSCGSFSRGANYRPLITRGTEDSSSGLTRTERRCPASPPEKSRKASAKATLNGCTAADVSANPEQSKRAPDRETGGGGGTMTAGEKLNLDKFEWPRIYVSLSRKEKEDDFLAMKGTKLPHRPKKRAKNIEKALQKLYKTN
- the LOC135585008 gene encoding uncharacterized protein LOC135585008 isoform X3 — protein: MMRPAIGARREGGGGGMCSLPPGDWTASSSRYQRVIPDVLPLGNGRKPCLRPCKEHDAVLDYTSEAKPSLLARSASGSANPSPPRDQPCSFPSDSSPARSSDRPPSSSTATAAKAQNHHYHREVNGLSPDGGGDVLLQWGHNKRSRGSRAEASPAAHSRHKIQLRSAATVMPPPSCGSFSRGANYRPLITRGTEDSSSGLTRTERRCPASPPEKSRKASAKATLNGCTAADVSANPEQSKRAPDRETGGGGGTMTAGEKLNLDKFEWPRIYVSLSRKEKEDDFLAMKGTKLPHRPKKRAKNIEKALQYCFPGMWLSDLTRGRYEVREKKSVKKKRAGLKAMESLDSDSE
- the LOC135585008 gene encoding uncharacterized protein LOC135585008 isoform X1, yielding MMRPAIGARREGGGGGMCSLPPGDWTASSSRFLAADLLYRLQQNFVGASSLAQNGSKSNRRSGYLSPNVSPRSRYQRVIPDVLPLGNGRKPCLRPCKEHDAVLDYTSEAKPSLLARSASGSANPSPPRDQPCSFPSDSSPARSSDRPPSSSTATAAKAQNHHYHREVNGLSPDGGGDVLLQWGHNKRSRGSRAEASPAAHSRHKIQLRSAATVMPPPSCGSFSRGANYRPLITRGTEDSSSGLTRTERRCPASPPEKSRKASAKATLNGCTAADVSANPEQSKRAPDRETGGGGGTMTAGEKLNLDKFEWPRIYVSLSRKEKEDDFLAMKGTKLPHRPKKRAKNIEKALQYCFPGMWLSDLTRGRYEVREKKSVKKKRAGLKAMESLDSDSE